The following are from one region of the Schistocerca cancellata isolate TAMUIC-IGC-003103 chromosome 11, iqSchCanc2.1, whole genome shotgun sequence genome:
- the LOC126108857 gene encoding uncharacterized protein LOC126108857 has product MILLFNRADKDAWDSIGRTALQIAATYGEAAVVNLLLRLGTDQSAAGYGMMPLELALAYNRRAVIDTLSMNCPENIFLWKLIKLFAHHKVTKERIVDNRMQEAAENGNMAELAKILAQGIHVDSQCENGYTTLHRTV; this is encoded by the exons ATGATCCTGCTGTTTAACAGAGCAGACAAGGACGCATGGGACAGCATTGGGAGGACGGCGTTGCAGATTGCCGCCACATATGGTGAAGCAGCTGTCGTGAACCTGCTGTTGCGGTTGGGGACGGACCAGTCTGCTGCCGGATACGGTATGATGCCTCTCGAGCTCGCCCTGGCATACAACAGGAGGGCAGTCATAGATACACTGAGCATGAATTGTCCCGA AAATATATTTCTGTGGAAATTAATAAAGCTGTTTGCTCACCACAAGGTCACAAAGGAACGCATCGTGGATAACAGAATGCAGGAAGCTGCAGAGAATGGAAACATGGCCGAACTGGCGAAGATCCTGGCACAGGGAATACACGTCGACAGCCAGTGTGAAAATGGCTACACCACACTACACCGCACTGTgtag
- the LOC126108858 gene encoding speckle-type POZ protein-like A: MAQLLVAADKYDLPLLKDAREDHSVQNLSAENVAECAVLASSVTGDGKTEAHRVILAAGSPVFPARLPHHIAEAASGCLQVPVVEAATVEHFVSCEYTDEVPDGKRNAAKPQAPAETCRPPPLKEACEEHSVQGFTLEDVAECVVLTSQHVCSHACQMLPSNSSARTPSKSREWKAGETGQPAAHS; this comes from the exons ATGGCACAGTTACTGGTAGCTGCCGACAAATATGACCTCCCTCTACTGAAGGATGCTCGTGAGGACCATTCGGTCCAGAATTTGTCTGCAGAAAATGTGGCAGAGTGCGCGGTGCTGGCCTCGAG TGTTACCGGAGATGGCAAGACGGAGGCACACAGAGTAATACTGGCAGCCGGAAGCCCTGTCTTCCCAGCTAGGCTGCCACACCACATCGCAGAAGCTGCCAGCGGTTGTTTGCAGGTACCAGTTGTCGAGGCTGCCACTGTGGAGCACTTTGTCAGCTGCGAGTACACGGACGAGGTTCCAGACGGGAAGAGAAATGCGGCAAAGCCACAGGCACCTGCAGAGACGTGTAGGCCCCCTCCCCTTAAGGAGGCTTGTGAAGAGCACTCTGTTCAGGGTTTTACATTGGAGGACGTGGCAGAGTGTGTGGTGCTGACATCGCAGCACGTATGCTCGCACGCCTGCCAGATGCTGCCGTCTAACTCATCTGCTAGGACCCCCTCGAAGTCTAGAGAATGGAAGGCTGGTGAGACAGGGCAGCCAGCTGCCCACAGCTGA